Proteins found in one Amycolatopsis umgeniensis genomic segment:
- a CDS encoding Lrp/AsnC family transcriptional regulator: MLDGIDRALIHALHLDARAPFSRIGAVLGVSTQTVARRYQRLRAEAGLRVVGLPDPDRAGLTQWLVRLTAQPATARTLARSLARRPDTSWVKLTSGGTEIVTIAHTPRQAQSAMLLHDIPRTASVTAVSAHFILHTYLGGPTAWHGRVTALTEEQQDALRPPESVAEDVPPTAADHALIAALRHDGRASIADLAAAAGLAPATATRRLSDLRARGAVFFDVEISAALYGVTTQAFLWMAVAPADLDEVATTLATHEELAVVVATTGPTNLAAQALCPDPAALHHYLTHRLGALRAIHTVHTAPVLEIVKAVGPLTG; this comes from the coding sequence ATGCTCGACGGCATCGACCGCGCTTTGATCCATGCGCTGCATCTCGACGCCCGTGCGCCGTTCAGCCGGATCGGCGCGGTGCTCGGCGTCTCGACCCAGACCGTCGCCCGTCGCTATCAGCGGCTTCGCGCCGAGGCGGGATTGCGTGTGGTGGGCCTGCCCGATCCCGATCGGGCGGGGCTGACGCAGTGGCTCGTGCGGCTCACCGCGCAACCGGCCACGGCGCGGACACTCGCCCGCTCGCTGGCCCGACGGCCGGATACGTCCTGGGTGAAACTCACCTCGGGCGGCACGGAGATCGTGACGATCGCTCATACGCCGAGGCAGGCGCAGAGCGCCATGTTGCTGCACGACATCCCGCGCACCGCGAGCGTCACGGCGGTGTCCGCGCATTTCATCCTGCACACCTACCTCGGCGGCCCGACCGCTTGGCACGGACGCGTCACCGCGCTGACCGAGGAACAGCAGGACGCTTTGCGGCCACCGGAATCCGTCGCCGAGGACGTCCCGCCGACCGCGGCGGACCACGCGCTGATCGCCGCCCTCCGGCACGACGGCCGGGCGAGCATCGCGGACCTCGCCGCCGCGGCGGGCCTGGCACCGGCGACCGCGACGCGCCGCCTTTCCGACCTTCGCGCGCGGGGCGCGGTCTTCTTCGACGTCGAGATCAGCGCGGCCTTGTACGGCGTGACCACGCAGGCCTTCCTGTGGATGGCCGTCGCGCCGGCGGATCTCGACGAGGTGGCGACGACGCTGGCCACCCACGAGGAGCTGGCCGTCGTCGTCGCCACCACCGGGCCGACCAATCTGGCCGCGCAGGCGCTATGCCCGGATCCCGCCGCGTTGCACCACTACCTCACGCACCGGCTCGGTGCGCTGCGCGCGATCCACACGGTGCACACCGCGCCGGTGCTGGAAATCGTGAAGGCGGTCGGACCGCTCACCGGCTGA
- a CDS encoding MFS transporter encodes MQVTKTSSAPLAILLAAEAMNVLDATITQVAGPAIHADLGGPASAIPWFGAAYTLPFAVLLITGGRLGDLLGRRRVFLSGVAVFALASVCCAFAPGTGVLIGARGVQGMAAALVIPQTIGLIKVLFTGPALAAALGWNGPVVGLSAVSGPLLGALLTDLVSWRAAFLVNVPISIAILVAARLLPEDRAERPVRLDVPGTVLVSLGVGLLVFPLIDKWDWRQFAGGAAVLVLFALHQRNRRNPLVEPSLFARRGFPAALVASALFFSVMNGLMLMVVLHQQLDEGLGVLTSGLTLLPWSSGLAVSSWAAGRWLVPRYGLRVAFAGLTLLLAGILLATVGPLLPALGIGGLGLGLFTVPFFTTALAGVRPQETGSAAGLLNAVQQLGATLGVAVFGTVYLRGHSPAQAFSLAAALVIATMAATALMRPRAL; translated from the coding sequence ATGCAAGTGACGAAGACCAGTTCGGCCCCGCTCGCCATCCTGCTCGCGGCCGAAGCGATGAACGTGCTCGACGCGACGATCACCCAGGTCGCCGGTCCGGCGATCCACGCCGACCTCGGCGGACCCGCGTCCGCCATTCCCTGGTTCGGCGCCGCGTACACACTCCCGTTCGCGGTACTCCTGATCACCGGCGGCAGGCTCGGCGACCTGCTGGGCCGTCGCCGCGTGTTCCTGTCCGGTGTCGCCGTGTTCGCGCTCGCGTCGGTGTGCTGCGCGTTCGCGCCGGGCACCGGCGTGCTGATCGGCGCGCGAGGGGTGCAGGGGATGGCGGCGGCACTGGTGATCCCGCAGACCATCGGATTGATCAAGGTCTTGTTCACCGGCCCGGCACTGGCCGCGGCGCTCGGCTGGAACGGTCCGGTGGTCGGCCTGTCCGCGGTGAGCGGGCCGCTGCTCGGTGCCCTGCTGACGGATCTGGTGTCCTGGCGGGCCGCGTTCCTGGTGAACGTGCCGATCTCGATCGCGATCCTCGTGGCGGCACGGCTGTTGCCGGAAGATCGCGCCGAGCGGCCGGTCCGGCTGGACGTCCCTGGCACCGTGCTCGTCTCGCTCGGCGTCGGGCTGCTGGTGTTCCCGCTGATCGACAAGTGGGATTGGCGCCAGTTCGCCGGTGGCGCCGCCGTGCTCGTGCTGTTCGCGCTCCACCAGCGGAACAGGCGGAACCCTTTGGTAGAGCCGAGTTTGTTCGCCCGCCGTGGCTTCCCCGCGGCCTTGGTGGCGTCGGCTCTGTTCTTCTCGGTGATGAACGGACTGATGCTCATGGTGGTCCTGCACCAGCAACTCGACGAGGGGCTCGGTGTGCTGACATCCGGCTTGACGCTGCTGCCGTGGTCGAGCGGGCTCGCGGTTTCGTCGTGGGCGGCGGGCAGATGGCTCGTGCCCCGCTACGGACTGCGTGTCGCCTTCGCCGGGCTGACGCTGCTGCTCGCGGGAATCCTGCTGGCGACGGTGGGGCCGCTGCTTCCCGCGCTCGGGATCGGCGGGCTCGGGCTGGGACTGTTCACGGTGCCGTTCTTCACCACGGCGCTGGCGGGCGTCCGTCCACAAGAGACCGGATCGGCGGCGGGACTGCTGAACGCGGTGCAGCAACTGGGCGCGACGCTGGGTGTCGCGGTGTTCGGCACCGTCTACTTGCGCGGACACTCCCCCGCGCAGGCGTTCTCGCTCGCGGCGGCGCTGGTGATCGCGACGATGGCGGCCACCGCGTTGATGCGGCCTAGAGCCCTGTGA
- a CDS encoding RrF2 family transcriptional regulator: MKMSGGVEWALHCCVVLTSLDEPAPAARLAQLHDVSPSYLAKQLQALSRAGLIRSVQGKAGGYVLTRPPSEITVLDVVEAIEGPGPAFICTEIRQRGPMATPPEACTAPCAISRAMANAEVQWRAALREITIANLADDVRGDYGPGALAGIGAWFKAADG, from the coding sequence GTGAAGATGTCCGGCGGGGTCGAATGGGCCCTGCATTGCTGCGTCGTGCTGACCTCGCTCGACGAACCCGCGCCCGCCGCGCGCCTGGCGCAGCTTCACGACGTCTCCCCGAGTTACCTCGCGAAGCAGCTCCAGGCCCTTTCCCGGGCGGGCCTCATCCGTTCGGTGCAGGGGAAGGCCGGCGGCTACGTCCTCACCCGGCCGCCTTCGGAGATCACGGTGCTCGACGTCGTCGAGGCGATCGAAGGGCCCGGCCCGGCCTTCATCTGCACCGAGATCCGGCAGCGCGGTCCGATGGCGACACCGCCCGAAGCGTGCACGGCGCCGTGCGCCATCAGCCGCGCGATGGCCAACGCCGAAGTCCAGTGGCGCGCGGCGCTGCGTGAGATCACCATCGCGAATCTGGCCGACGACGTCAGGGGCGACTACGGTCCGGGCGCGCTGGCGGGAATCGGCGCGTGGTTCAAGGCCGCCGACGGCTAG
- the glpD gene encoding glycerol-3-phosphate dehydrogenase encodes MNRRNTVKSVPLSPVYRAETLRKLTREEVDVLVVGGGVTGAGVALDAASRGLSVALVEARDFAAGTSSRSSKLIHGGLRYLENLDFKLVREALKERSLLLQTLAPHLVRPVKFLVPLKHRVWERGYIGAGVTLYDTLGGARALPRHRHLSKRGAGKVAPGLAEDALIGAIQYYDAQVDDARHTMTIARTAAEQGASVLTRARVTSLIRDGERVVGAKVVDRESGAEIEVRAKTVVAATGVWSDDMAEAAGIPAPFTVRASKGIHLVVPREKIDLDTGLILRTEKSVLFVIPWGRHWIVGTTDTEWDLDREHPAASQADVDYVLGHLNAVLRTPITADDIEGVYAGLRPLLAAKATSTTKLSREHAVAHPVPGLVIVAGGKYTTYRVMAADAVDVAVEDLGRPAPSSWTERLPIVGATGYHELWGARHALVQRTGLPIRRIEHLLQRYGTAIDDILASISERPELAEPIPGTADYLKAEAVYAVSHEGALHLEDVLTRRTRISIEERDRGVTAAPVVAALMAPLLGWDSHRQEREVTNYLARVEAERSAQAQPDDEAANASRLAAPALLPS; translated from the coding sequence ATGAACAGGAGGAACACCGTGAAATCCGTACCGCTTTCGCCGGTCTACCGCGCCGAGACGCTGCGCAAGCTCACTCGCGAAGAGGTCGACGTGCTGGTCGTCGGCGGGGGAGTGACCGGGGCCGGCGTCGCGCTCGACGCGGCGTCGCGCGGGCTCTCCGTCGCCCTCGTCGAGGCGCGCGACTTCGCGGCCGGAACGTCCAGCCGGTCCAGCAAGCTGATCCACGGCGGGCTGCGCTACCTGGAGAACCTGGACTTCAAGCTGGTCCGTGAAGCGCTCAAGGAACGTAGCCTGCTGCTGCAGACGCTCGCGCCGCATCTGGTCCGGCCGGTGAAGTTCCTGGTGCCGCTCAAGCACCGGGTCTGGGAACGCGGCTACATCGGCGCGGGTGTCACGCTCTACGACACCCTCGGCGGGGCTCGCGCGTTGCCGCGCCACCGGCACCTGTCCAAGCGCGGCGCGGGGAAGGTCGCGCCCGGGCTGGCCGAAGACGCCTTGATCGGCGCCATCCAGTACTACGACGCCCAGGTCGACGACGCCCGGCACACGATGACGATCGCGCGGACCGCGGCCGAGCAAGGCGCCTCGGTGCTCACCCGGGCGCGCGTGACGTCGTTGATCCGTGACGGCGAACGAGTCGTCGGCGCCAAGGTCGTCGACCGCGAGAGCGGTGCGGAGATCGAGGTCCGGGCCAAGACGGTCGTCGCGGCCACCGGTGTGTGGAGCGACGACATGGCGGAAGCGGCGGGCATCCCCGCGCCGTTCACCGTGCGCGCGTCGAAGGGTATCCACCTGGTGGTGCCGCGCGAGAAGATCGATCTGGACACCGGGCTGATCCTGCGCACGGAGAAGAGCGTCCTGTTCGTCATCCCGTGGGGTCGGCACTGGATCGTCGGCACCACCGACACCGAATGGGACCTCGACCGCGAGCATCCGGCGGCCAGCCAGGCGGACGTCGACTACGTGCTCGGCCATCTCAACGCCGTCCTGCGCACGCCGATCACCGCGGACGACATCGAGGGCGTGTACGCCGGGCTTCGGCCGCTGCTGGCCGCGAAGGCGACGTCGACCACGAAGCTTTCGCGGGAGCACGCGGTGGCGCATCCCGTGCCGGGCCTGGTGATCGTGGCCGGTGGCAAGTACACGACGTACCGGGTGATGGCCGCGGACGCCGTCGACGTCGCGGTGGAGGACCTCGGCCGCCCGGCACCGTCTTCGTGGACCGAGCGGCTTCCGATCGTCGGCGCGACGGGCTACCACGAACTGTGGGGCGCGCGGCACGCGCTCGTCCAGCGCACGGGGCTGCCGATTCGCCGGATCGAGCACCTGCTCCAGCGCTACGGCACCGCGATCGACGACATCCTGGCGTCCATTTCGGAGCGCCCGGAACTGGCCGAGCCGATCCCGGGGACGGCGGACTACCTCAAGGCGGAAGCGGTCTACGCCGTCTCGCACGAGGGCGCGCTGCACCTGGAGGACGTCCTGACGCGCCGCACCCGGATCTCGATCGAGGAGCGGGATCGCGGCGTGACGGCGGCACCGGTGGTGGCCGCGCTGATGGCGCCGCTGCTGGGCTGGGACTCGCACCGGCAGGAGCGCGAGGTCACCAACTACCTCGCCCGGGTCGAGGCGGAGCGTTCCGCGCAGGCCCAGCCGGATGACGAAGCGGCGAACGCCAGCCGTCTCGCCGCCCCAGCGCTGCTACCCAGTTGA
- a CDS encoding SDR family oxidoreductase, whose translation MKFAIIGGTGLIGSQVVRNLNEAGHEAVPHSPSTGVDLLTGQSLDTALDGADVVVNLSNSPTFDEASPAFFQTSMDNLVAAAKKAGTGHFVILSIVGVDQVPELDYYQAKTLQEDILKNSGVPYSIVRATQFMEFVGAVLSWTSDENTVRLPSTPIQPIAAADVAAAVSEVSAGKPLNGTLDVGGPDVYPLDELGRITLSAKGDARSVTVDETAGMFSAVKGDVLTTKDGARIAETRYLDWLK comes from the coding sequence ATGAAATTCGCGATCATCGGCGGGACCGGGCTGATCGGCTCGCAGGTCGTGCGAAACCTGAACGAGGCCGGGCACGAGGCGGTGCCGCATTCGCCGTCCACCGGCGTCGACCTCCTCACGGGCCAGAGTCTGGACACCGCGCTCGACGGCGCCGACGTGGTCGTCAACCTCTCGAACTCCCCGACCTTCGACGAAGCCTCGCCCGCGTTCTTCCAGACCTCGATGGACAACCTCGTGGCCGCGGCGAAGAAGGCCGGCACGGGACACTTCGTGATCCTGTCGATCGTCGGCGTCGACCAGGTCCCCGAACTCGACTACTACCAGGCCAAGACGCTGCAGGAGGACATCCTCAAGAACAGCGGTGTCCCCTACTCGATCGTCCGCGCCACCCAGTTCATGGAGTTCGTCGGCGCTGTCCTGTCCTGGACCTCCGACGAGAACACGGTCCGCCTGCCCAGCACGCCGATCCAGCCGATCGCCGCGGCGGACGTCGCCGCCGCCGTTTCCGAGGTCTCGGCGGGAAAGCCCTTGAACGGAACCCTCGACGTGGGCGGCCCCGACGTCTACCCGCTGGACGAACTGGGCCGGATCACCTTGTCCGCCAAGGGGGATGCGCGTTCGGTGACGGTCGACGAGACGGCGGGCATGTTCTCCGCGGTCAAGGGTGACGTGCTCACCACCAAGGACGGCGCCCGCATCGCCGAGACCCGCTACCTGGACTGGCTGAAGTAG